One genomic window of Polyangium aurulentum includes the following:
- a CDS encoding fibronectin type III domain-containing protein: MRSSFIAYRRTHFVAFAVASLAAGCAGVDASALDENEGLATDVSIELETTDTTCASATTLAGLVTCIRGQMPRKDSEGYIPPSETQRAELRDVVSSMLNGHCGFALPAHLDGVMSLSRFTDGENGKTYCVLMEVEDADTDGYVDRGFGTFIVDPTASRELIQEAPHPLADAETEVEAVDVFKGTNSRGYLMCGAHRLANPEASTCDPDYHEADCAHDTSTMFHAAALEIDAFYGGRPHHQIQWHGMADETCASVSAYVSHGLSTQPPAGSVATALAVAAVAHNPTWVVANPGSDTCTLNATDNVQGRLLNGTAEPNVCTTAATASTDRFVHIEQHRDMRVASSWLSPVAETFPIPAPTPPTSLAATPGNAQVTLSWVASNGASGYRVLRSTKSNGPYSAVATGVLTTGWVDRNVKNGTTYHYVVRAQNALGTSVSSSSVSATPALGY; the protein is encoded by the coding sequence ATGCGCTCCTCATTCATCGCTTATCGAAGGACCCATTTTGTTGCTTTTGCCGTGGCGTCGCTCGCCGCCGGGTGCGCGGGCGTCGACGCCAGCGCGCTCGACGAGAACGAAGGCCTGGCCACGGATGTCTCGATCGAGCTCGAGACGACGGACACCACCTGCGCCTCCGCCACGACTTTGGCGGGCCTCGTGACGTGCATCCGGGGCCAGATGCCGCGCAAGGACTCCGAGGGTTACATTCCGCCGAGCGAGACCCAGCGCGCCGAGCTGCGCGACGTCGTGTCGAGCATGCTGAACGGGCATTGCGGCTTCGCCCTGCCCGCGCACCTCGACGGCGTCATGAGCCTGTCGCGCTTCACCGACGGGGAAAACGGCAAGACGTACTGCGTGCTCATGGAGGTCGAGGACGCCGATACGGATGGCTACGTCGACCGGGGTTTTGGCACCTTCATCGTCGATCCGACCGCCTCGCGCGAGCTGATCCAGGAGGCGCCGCACCCGCTCGCCGACGCGGAGACCGAGGTGGAGGCCGTCGACGTCTTCAAGGGGACGAATTCACGCGGCTACCTCATGTGCGGCGCCCACCGCCTCGCGAACCCGGAGGCGAGCACCTGCGACCCCGACTATCACGAGGCCGACTGCGCGCACGACACGAGCACCATGTTCCACGCGGCGGCGCTCGAGATCGACGCATTCTACGGCGGGCGCCCGCACCACCAGATCCAGTGGCACGGCATGGCCGACGAGACGTGCGCGAGCGTCAGCGCATACGTGTCGCATGGCCTTTCCACCCAGCCGCCCGCGGGGAGCGTCGCGACCGCGCTCGCTGTCGCGGCCGTCGCGCACAACCCCACCTGGGTCGTGGCCAATCCCGGCTCGGATACGTGTACGCTGAACGCCACCGACAATGTGCAGGGCCGCCTCCTCAACGGTACGGCCGAGCCGAACGTCTGCACGACCGCGGCCACGGCGTCCACCGACCGATTCGTCCACATCGAGCAACACCGCGACATGCGTGTCGCATCGAGCTGGCTCTCGCCCGTGGCGGAGACCTTCCCGATCCCCGCGCCCACGCCGCCGACCTCTCTCGCGGCGACGCCCGGCAATGCGCAGGTGACCCTGTCGTGGGTGGCCTCGAACGGGGCGAGCGGATACCGCGTCCTGCGCTCCACCAAGAGCAACGGCCCTTATTCGGCGGTGGCCACCGGGGTGCTGACGACGGGCTGGGTCGACAGGAACGTCAAGAACGGCACCACCTATCATTACGTGGTCAGGGCCCAGAACGCGCTCGGCACGAGCGTCTCCTCGAGCTCCGTCTCGGCCACGCCCGCCCTGGGCTACTGA
- a CDS encoding serine/threonine-protein kinase, with protein sequence MILSTMGGSTACEAREGVRAARRLGRYRLEARIAAGAMGEVWLAEDVRLRRKVALKILRPEIAMAEGAGARFEQEARSASRLSCPHTIRIYDYGACEDGLSFIAMELLDGADLGTILSEHGALPEGRVARLAEQICLSLAEAEDSGIVHRDIKPANLFLTRAGDDEDFVKLLDFGIAKVQGQEVQVKARSLMGTPAYMAPELWIGREADARSDLYALGVTLYKLLTGSLPFTSRADRAIARAHLHDEPDPPSTRRSGPVHPALEAAILRCLEKDPDKRFQSARELRAVLVEAGISARWTQREARAFWVMWRASRDEARA encoded by the coding sequence ATGATCCTCTCCACGATGGGCGGCTCGACCGCCTGCGAGGCTCGCGAGGGCGTGCGCGCGGCGCGGAGGCTCGGGCGATATCGGCTCGAGGCGCGCATCGCCGCGGGCGCAATGGGCGAGGTGTGGCTGGCCGAGGACGTGAGGCTGCGGCGCAAGGTGGCGCTCAAGATCCTGCGGCCGGAGATCGCGATGGCCGAGGGCGCGGGCGCGCGCTTCGAGCAGGAGGCGCGCTCGGCGAGCCGCTTGTCCTGTCCGCACACGATCCGGATCTACGATTACGGTGCGTGCGAGGACGGGCTGTCGTTCATCGCGATGGAGCTGCTCGACGGCGCGGACCTCGGGACGATCCTGTCCGAGCACGGCGCGCTGCCGGAGGGGCGCGTGGCGCGGCTCGCCGAGCAGATCTGCCTCTCGCTCGCCGAGGCCGAGGACAGCGGTATCGTGCACCGGGACATCAAGCCGGCGAACCTTTTCCTCACGCGCGCGGGCGACGACGAGGATTTCGTGAAGCTGCTCGACTTCGGCATCGCGAAGGTGCAGGGCCAGGAGGTGCAGGTGAAGGCGAGGTCGTTGATGGGGACGCCGGCCTACATGGCGCCCGAGCTATGGATCGGGCGCGAGGCGGACGCGCGCTCGGATCTTTATGCGCTGGGCGTGACGCTCTACAAGCTGCTCACGGGGTCATTGCCGTTCACCTCGAGGGCGGACAGGGCGATCGCGCGGGCGCACCTGCACGACGAGCCCGATCCGCCCTCGACGCGCCGCTCGGGGCCCGTGCACCCGGCGCTCGAGGCCGCCATCCTGCGCTGTCTCGAGAAGGACCCGGACAAACGCTTCCAGAGCGCCCGCGAGCTGCGCGCGGTGCTCGTCGAGGCGGGGATCTCGGCGCGCTGGACGCAGCGTGAGGCGCGCGCATTCTGGGTCATGTGGCGCGCGTCGCGGGACGAGGCACGGGCATAG
- a CDS encoding ADYC domain-containing protein: MFRENRTAKIVVLSVMGLAGCFGAAVAPQNAVPLVHMPRVAQPEELYSAPGAPAPQEITTAKRPPADGIVHPQSFGYFGGGLESYAYFYQDSSLGPSEVKAHLRNGAITAQDVTLTMTDSGVDDPCNPSTPNLDLYTVTYDGVNQCEGKTYEPGPEDTCTNDQNYTSFAGKAIKVPGAFDTADGKYKMEIGGKRVFSLSCMSGAVAKCAHWGYVPGNDTTSRTAHFSACVHAARAEYTTGISHTCSGTQVDFVDNIGLQPVSYQNLALEAAWGADGLLCLDAARFPACNNSVPPEKKCTSAQMSWQDSRILLWTRSKADNKLPSPYTAECPVNGNYCR, encoded by the coding sequence ATGTTTCGTGAGAACCGTACTGCCAAGATCGTCGTGCTGTCCGTGATGGGTCTCGCCGGTTGCTTCGGGGCAGCGGTTGCGCCGCAGAATGCCGTGCCGCTGGTCCACATGCCGCGGGTCGCACAGCCGGAGGAGCTGTACTCCGCGCCGGGAGCCCCGGCGCCGCAGGAGATCACCACCGCGAAAAGGCCGCCTGCGGATGGAATCGTTCACCCGCAATCGTTCGGCTACTTCGGCGGCGGTCTCGAGTCCTACGCTTATTTTTATCAGGACAGCAGCTTGGGGCCGTCGGAGGTCAAGGCGCATCTCCGCAACGGTGCCATCACCGCGCAGGACGTGACCTTGACGATGACGGACTCGGGGGTGGACGATCCCTGCAACCCCTCGACCCCCAACCTGGACCTGTACACGGTGACGTACGACGGCGTCAATCAATGCGAGGGGAAGACGTACGAGCCCGGCCCGGAGGATACGTGCACGAACGATCAAAACTACACTTCGTTCGCGGGGAAGGCCATCAAGGTCCCCGGCGCCTTCGACACGGCCGACGGCAAGTACAAGATGGAGATCGGCGGCAAGAGGGTATTCTCGCTGTCTTGCATGTCGGGCGCCGTCGCGAAGTGCGCGCACTGGGGCTATGTGCCGGGCAACGACACCACGTCGCGCACGGCCCACTTCTCGGCGTGCGTCCACGCGGCGCGGGCGGAGTACACGACTGGCATCTCGCATACCTGCTCGGGTACGCAGGTCGACTTCGTCGACAACATCGGCCTCCAGCCCGTGTCCTACCAGAACCTCGCCCTGGAAGCAGCCTGGGGTGCGGATGGGCTCCTCTGCCTCGATGCTGCGCGCTTCCCGGCTTGCAACAACAGCGTGCCGCCGGAGAAAAAGTGCACCTCGGCTCAAATGAGCTGGCAGGACTCCCGCATCCTCCTGTGGACGCGCAGCAAGGCAGACAACAAGCTCCCCAGCCCTTATACGGCGGAGTGCCCCGTCAACGGTAACTACTGCCGATGA
- a CDS encoding bifunctional serine/threonine-protein kinase/formylglycine-generating enzyme family protein, translating into MNEAMPLSRREWQPPSEFDGYRLIRLIGRGGMGSIYLAQDTLLDRPVAIKFIASVRPDATARDRFVVEARALARLSHPNVVAVHRVGEVDARPYLVAEFIRGRSLADLDKPLAWERVLRIGKDLARGLGAAHRERVLHRDLKPENAMLADGGAVKLIDFGLAKLIEKPLAALGSFTPHQPPASSRRAAFDGDGMTQGLTRGDAFVGTPLYMAPEVLRGAEATPASDVYALGAVLYELCTGAAHREVVSEDAPLDEWIDAEPAPLAAKVKGIDPDLAAVIARCLARNPASRYASGEELAAALEPVDAEESSAAIPEGNPYRGLHAFEAEHRALFFGRDRDIRAVVDRLRAQPLVVIAGDSGVGKSSLCRAGVLPRVAEGALGEDRAFQVFTLVPGRSPLAALAAAIASVKTEEGAPPSSGLLERDDLESLARELQRRMGQTRGVVLFVDQLEELVTLAKPAEAARFAELLARLGSVAAGVRVLATVRGDFFTRLVTLPALGDELMRGLYVLRPLGPESIRAAITAPARRTGVTFESEALVDALVEAGVEAAGGLPVLQFAMAELWEARDPRSQRIPAAALDTIGGVAGALARHGDAVIAALGPAEAAAARKILVRLVTAEGTRARRTASELVRGDAAAGAALEALIGGRLVVAREMAGNERASLSSHTSGIAYEVAHEALIRGWGTLRGWLEQDGEERRVRARIEAAAAEWKRLGGASEALWSERQLAEAARIPKEELGPEQRDFLTASRRSVRRARLLKIVTIAAAPVFVALAILGLRLKAQYDIDRMVEGYEAEARIAVADGNERKAKADELRKKALAQFVAVSDVEDVDKARKDLDAADGVWTGALGMARGAEDALARGGQALEAGLLFDPSRAGLRARLREVLLARLELATWFHHSERREDLERRLALYGGLPLVLPRLSIRASPEGTEAKLARYEEKPSGARVLGEFVTLGRTPIADAEVASGPGSYLLTLHAAGKEEVRYPILLERGARAEVVLELPPDEAVPEKYVYVPPGRFLFGSADEERYRRGTLGGAQPEHEIETAGYLIGRTEVTFAEWIEFLRWLPAAERATFRPSAGTPQWKLDLDALPGGEWQLTLSLNGTLFKLREGEPVRIVGREKQREQDWRRFPVTAIAPQDVMRYAEFLRATARLPGARICDEREWERAARGADDRMFPHGDLLAPNDANYDETYGRKSDAFGPDEVGSHPSSASPFDVLDLAGNALEMTRSAVSRGAFLMRGGAWYYDAPSVRSSNRSPIELQTRDPLIGVRMCADFPPRGGRASHRQ; encoded by the coding sequence GTGAACGAAGCCATGCCCCTGAGCCGGCGGGAATGGCAACCGCCCTCCGAATTCGATGGCTACCGGCTGATCCGGCTCATCGGACGCGGGGGAATGGGGAGCATCTACCTCGCGCAGGATACGCTGCTCGACCGCCCGGTCGCGATCAAATTCATCGCCTCGGTGCGCCCCGACGCGACCGCGCGCGATCGCTTCGTGGTCGAGGCGCGCGCGCTCGCTCGGCTCTCGCACCCGAACGTGGTCGCCGTCCACCGCGTCGGCGAGGTCGACGCGCGTCCCTACCTCGTCGCCGAGTTCATCCGCGGCCGGAGCCTGGCCGACCTCGACAAACCCCTTGCGTGGGAGCGCGTCCTGCGCATCGGCAAGGATCTCGCCCGGGGCCTCGGCGCGGCGCACCGCGAGCGGGTGCTGCACCGGGATCTCAAGCCCGAGAACGCGATGCTCGCGGACGGGGGCGCGGTCAAGCTCATCGATTTCGGGCTGGCGAAGCTCATCGAGAAGCCGCTCGCGGCGCTCGGCTCCTTCACGCCGCACCAGCCGCCGGCGAGCAGCCGCCGCGCCGCATTCGACGGCGATGGAATGACGCAAGGGCTCACGCGCGGCGACGCGTTCGTCGGGACGCCGCTCTACATGGCCCCGGAGGTCCTGCGCGGCGCGGAGGCGACGCCCGCGAGCGACGTGTATGCGCTGGGCGCCGTGCTCTACGAGCTATGCACCGGGGCCGCGCACCGCGAGGTCGTCTCCGAGGACGCGCCGCTCGATGAATGGATCGACGCCGAGCCCGCGCCGCTCGCGGCGAAGGTGAAGGGCATCGACCCCGACCTCGCCGCGGTCATCGCGCGATGCCTCGCGCGCAATCCAGCGAGCCGATACGCGTCGGGCGAGGAGCTGGCCGCGGCGCTCGAGCCGGTCGACGCAGAGGAGTCGTCCGCGGCGATCCCCGAGGGCAACCCTTATCGCGGGCTTCACGCATTCGAGGCCGAGCACCGCGCGCTCTTTTTCGGCCGCGACAGGGACATCCGCGCCGTCGTCGACAGGCTGCGCGCCCAGCCGCTGGTCGTCATCGCCGGCGACAGCGGGGTGGGCAAATCGTCCCTCTGCCGCGCGGGCGTGCTGCCGCGCGTGGCCGAGGGGGCGCTCGGCGAGGATCGGGCATTTCAGGTCTTCACGCTCGTGCCCGGCCGGAGCCCGCTCGCCGCGCTCGCGGCCGCGATAGCGTCGGTGAAGACCGAGGAGGGCGCGCCGCCCTCGTCCGGGCTGCTCGAGCGCGACGACCTGGAGTCGCTTGCCCGCGAGCTGCAGCGCCGGATGGGCCAGACGCGCGGGGTCGTGCTCTTCGTGGATCAGCTCGAGGAGCTGGTCACCCTCGCCAAACCCGCCGAGGCTGCGCGCTTCGCCGAGCTGCTCGCGCGGCTCGGGTCCGTGGCGGCGGGCGTGCGCGTGCTGGCCACGGTGCGCGGCGATTTCTTCACGCGCCTCGTGACCCTGCCGGCGCTCGGCGACGAGCTGATGCGCGGGCTTTACGTGCTTCGGCCCCTCGGCCCAGAGTCCATTCGCGCGGCGATCACGGCGCCTGCGCGGCGCACGGGCGTGACGTTCGAATCGGAGGCGCTGGTCGACGCGCTCGTCGAGGCGGGCGTGGAGGCGGCGGGCGGGCTACCGGTGCTGCAATTCGCGATGGCCGAGCTGTGGGAGGCGCGGGACCCCCGCTCGCAGCGCATCCCGGCGGCGGCGCTCGACACGATTGGCGGTGTGGCCGGCGCGCTCGCGCGGCACGGAGACGCGGTGATTGCGGCGCTCGGCCCGGCGGAGGCGGCTGCGGCGCGGAAAATCCTGGTGCGGTTGGTGACGGCGGAGGGCACGCGGGCGCGGCGCACGGCGAGCGAATTGGTGCGCGGGGACGCGGCGGCGGGCGCGGCGCTCGAGGCGCTCATCGGGGGCCGGCTGGTGGTGGCGCGCGAGATGGCCGGAAACGAGCGCGCGTCTTTATCGAGCCACACGTCGGGGATCGCGTACGAGGTCGCGCACGAGGCGCTCATTCGCGGCTGGGGCACGCTGCGCGGGTGGCTCGAGCAGGACGGCGAGGAGCGGCGCGTGCGGGCGCGCATCGAGGCGGCGGCTGCGGAATGGAAGCGGCTCGGGGGTGCGAGCGAGGCGTTGTGGAGCGAGCGGCAGCTCGCGGAGGCGGCGCGGATTCCAAAGGAGGAGCTCGGGCCCGAGCAGCGCGACTTCCTGACGGCGTCGCGGCGGAGCGTGCGAAGGGCGAGGCTGCTTAAAATAGTGACGATCGCGGCAGCTCCCGTGTTCGTGGCGCTCGCGATCCTCGGGCTGCGGTTGAAGGCGCAATACGACATCGATCGGATGGTCGAGGGATATGAAGCTGAAGCCCGGATCGCCGTGGCGGACGGCAACGAGCGCAAAGCAAAGGCCGACGAGCTGCGGAAAAAGGCGTTGGCCCAGTTCGTCGCCGTGAGCGATGTGGAGGACGTGGACAAGGCGCGCAAGGATCTGGACGCGGCGGACGGCGTTTGGACCGGGGCCCTCGGCATGGCCCGCGGGGCCGAGGACGCGCTCGCGCGCGGGGGGCAGGCGCTCGAGGCGGGATTGCTTTTCGATCCTTCTCGCGCAGGCCTGCGAGCGAGGCTCAGGGAGGTCTTGCTCGCGCGCCTCGAGCTCGCGACGTGGTTCCACCACTCGGAGCGCCGGGAGGACCTCGAGCGGCGGCTCGCGCTTTATGGTGGTCTGCCTCTGGTGCTGCCGCGGCTTTCGATCCGCGCATCGCCGGAGGGCACGGAGGCGAAACTCGCGCGCTACGAGGAGAAGCCGAGCGGGGCGCGCGTGCTCGGCGAATTCGTGACACTGGGACGAACGCCCATCGCCGACGCCGAAGTGGCGTCGGGTCCGGGATCGTACCTGCTCACGCTGCATGCAGCGGGGAAGGAGGAGGTGCGTTATCCCATCTTGCTCGAGCGGGGAGCGCGAGCGGAGGTTGTGCTCGAATTGCCGCCGGACGAGGCCGTGCCGGAAAAGTACGTGTACGTGCCGCCGGGCCGATTCCTGTTCGGGAGCGCGGACGAGGAGCGCTATCGGCGGGGCACGCTGGGGGGCGCGCAACCCGAGCACGAGATCGAGACGGCGGGGTATCTCATCGGGCGTACGGAGGTGACCTTCGCGGAGTGGATCGAGTTCTTGCGCTGGTTGCCGGCGGCGGAGCGGGCGACGTTCCGCCCGAGCGCGGGTACCCCGCAATGGAAGCTCGACCTCGACGCGCTGCCCGGCGGCGAGTGGCAGCTCACGCTCTCGCTGAATGGCACGCTGTTCAAGCTGCGGGAGGGAGAGCCCGTGCGCATCGTCGGGCGTGAGAAGCAGAGAGAGCAGGACTGGCGGCGCTTCCCGGTGACCGCGATCGCCCCGCAGGATGTCATGAGGTACGCGGAGTTCCTGCGCGCGACTGCGCGCCTGCCCGGCGCGCGCATTTGCGATGAGCGAGAGTGGGAGCGCGCGGCGCGCGGCGCCGACGACCGGATGTTTCCGCACGGGGATCTGCTCGCGCCGAACGACGCCAATTACGACGAGACCTACGGGCGCAAGAGCGACGCCTTCGGGCCCGACGAGGTGGGCTCGCACCCGAGCTCGGCGAGCCCCTTCGACGTGCTGGACCTGGCGGGTAACGCGCTCGAGATGACGCGGTCGGCGGTATCGCGGGGAGCGTTCCTGATGCGGGGCGGCGCCTGGTACTACGATGCACCATCCGTTCGAAGCAGCAACCGCTCGCCGATCGAACTCCAGACGCGCGACCCGCTCATTGGCGTGCGCATGTGCGCTGATTTTCCCCCGCGCGGAGGACGCGCGTCTCATCGGCAGTAG
- a CDS encoding sigma-54-dependent Fis family transcriptional regulator: MQSSPGSGAPVVEQPDFYRKLLELGQAEEIEPFLDEALALIVQLTGARRGYVELLPDPDARGKPRFWVAQGCYDADVEEIRAAFSRGVIAEALATGRTIVTESALRDPRFRARGSVQRNRIEAVLCAPVGAAPPMGVIYLQDRTANGPFTEEDRLRAEAFARHLVPFADRLLLRRLRREEADPTLPFRRTLRADTVIGRSQALAQVLQQAAVAAPLDVTVLLTGPSGTGKTQLARVLHDSGPRGRGPFVELNCAALPENLLESELFGAHKGAHSAASQNVEGKVAAAEGGTLFLDEVGELLPSAQAKLLQLLQSREYYPLGAKRAVRADVRLIAATNLDLKAAVSRKEFREDLFYRLQVLPIRLPALAERKEDIAPLAEFFCTKACTSHGLPSLRLSVDALCAAEAAEWSGNARELAHAIEAAAIRGAAEGVLQVERRHLFPDTAPAGPLGPPAPLEIAPYKGLTFQEATRRFQAELLRVTLEENGWNVTEAAMKLDLARSHAYKLVRAFGLARRSSLRPPP; the protein is encoded by the coding sequence ATGCAGTCTTCCCCAGGCAGCGGCGCCCCTGTCGTCGAGCAGCCGGACTTCTATCGCAAGCTGCTCGAGCTCGGGCAGGCCGAGGAGATCGAGCCGTTCCTCGACGAGGCCCTCGCACTGATCGTCCAGCTCACCGGCGCTCGCCGCGGCTACGTCGAGCTGCTGCCCGACCCCGATGCCCGCGGGAAACCTCGCTTCTGGGTCGCTCAGGGTTGCTACGACGCGGACGTCGAGGAGATCCGCGCCGCGTTCTCGCGCGGGGTCATCGCCGAGGCCCTCGCCACGGGTCGTACGATCGTGACGGAGTCCGCGCTACGAGACCCGCGCTTCCGCGCCCGCGGCAGCGTGCAGCGAAACCGCATCGAGGCCGTGCTCTGCGCCCCCGTCGGCGCTGCGCCCCCGATGGGCGTCATCTACTTGCAAGACCGCACCGCGAACGGCCCGTTCACCGAGGAAGACCGCCTGCGCGCCGAGGCGTTCGCCCGCCACCTCGTCCCTTTCGCCGATCGGCTGCTCCTGCGCCGCCTGCGCCGCGAAGAGGCCGACCCGACCTTGCCTTTCCGCCGGACGCTGCGCGCGGACACCGTCATCGGCCGCAGCCAGGCCCTCGCCCAGGTGCTGCAGCAGGCCGCGGTCGCCGCGCCCCTCGACGTCACGGTGCTGCTGACCGGCCCCTCGGGCACGGGCAAGACGCAGCTCGCCCGCGTCCTGCACGACAGCGGCCCGCGCGGTCGCGGCCCGTTTGTCGAGCTAAACTGCGCCGCGCTCCCGGAAAACCTGCTCGAGAGCGAGCTGTTCGGCGCGCACAAGGGCGCGCACTCCGCGGCGAGCCAGAACGTCGAAGGCAAGGTAGCCGCCGCCGAGGGGGGCACGCTCTTTCTCGACGAGGTGGGGGAGCTTTTGCCCTCGGCGCAGGCGAAGCTCTTGCAGCTCTTGCAGTCGCGCGAGTATTACCCCCTCGGCGCCAAGCGCGCGGTGCGCGCCGACGTGCGGCTCATCGCCGCGACGAACCTCGATCTGAAGGCGGCCGTGAGCCGAAAGGAGTTCCGCGAGGATCTCTTCTATCGCCTGCAGGTCCTGCCGATCCGCCTGCCCGCCCTCGCCGAGCGCAAGGAGGACATCGCCCCGCTCGCCGAGTTCTTTTGCACGAAGGCGTGCACGTCGCACGGCCTGCCGAGCCTGCGCCTGAGCGTCGACGCCCTCTGCGCCGCCGAGGCGGCCGAGTGGAGCGGCAATGCGCGCGAGCTCGCCCACGCGATCGAGGCGGCCGCCATTCGCGGCGCGGCCGAAGGTGTCTTGCAGGTCGAGCGGCGGCACCTCTTCCCCGACACCGCGCCCGCCGGACCCTTGGGGCCGCCGGCGCCGCTCGAGATCGCGCCTTACAAGGGCCTCACCTTCCAGGAGGCCACGCGCCGATTCCAGGCGGAGCTTTTGCGCGTGACGCTCGAGGAGAACGGCTGGAACGTCACCGAGGCCGCGATGAAGCTCGATCTCGCGCGCTCGCACGCCTACAAGCTCGTGCGCGCATTCGGCCTCGCGAGGCGGAGCAGCCTGAGGCCGCCGCCGTGA
- a CDS encoding ATP-binding protein, whose translation MNRANHENTAGRPRISDCLRQGQAEILAGWERAVRQLPIARELERPLLLDHIPALIERIAQSADELSEGQSSPPTSGIAERHARERLELGFGLPQIVAEYAALRATIFRHLWEQRVMPDSLDALLVLNEAIDTGIAIAVQHTHAAMKQLVARIDFERQRYFDLVNTLNHAVVWEADAHTLAFSFVSLTSTGLTGRSPEEWMSTPDFWSSYVPAEDKEVLFGLFERCRTEQTAGRCEHRFVRSDGVMLWLHTGVNFRLVDGKAQFTGVTVDVTELKRTIEARDRVLGVVSHDLRNPLGVIAAGASAISMAAAPDESGARIRRQAELVGRNARLMARMISDLSDVASLEAGHLSVRLTAEDASRLVDEALASGLEERARKKGVSLRSEVAPNLPRVSADHDRFLQIFTNLVNNAINATDAGGAVLVRAEASRGEVVFSVADTGRGIDEHQLPHLFEAYWRADPAAYKGTGLGLPIVKGLVEAHGGRIWVESEVGRGTTFFFTLPTDESVKG comes from the coding sequence GTGAACAGGGCCAATCACGAGAATACGGCCGGGCGGCCTCGAATCTCCGATTGCCTGCGCCAGGGGCAGGCGGAGATCCTGGCCGGCTGGGAACGGGCCGTCCGGCAGCTTCCCATCGCGCGCGAGCTCGAGCGGCCACTCCTGCTCGACCACATCCCTGCGCTCATCGAACGGATTGCGCAATCGGCGGACGAGCTGTCCGAGGGTCAGTCTTCGCCGCCGACCAGCGGGATCGCCGAGCGCCACGCCCGCGAGCGCCTGGAGCTCGGCTTTGGCCTGCCGCAAATCGTGGCCGAGTACGCCGCGCTGAGGGCCACGATTTTCCGGCATCTCTGGGAGCAGCGGGTCATGCCGGACAGCCTGGACGCGCTGCTCGTCTTGAACGAGGCCATCGATACCGGCATTGCGATCGCCGTCCAGCACACGCACGCGGCGATGAAGCAGCTCGTCGCGCGGATCGACTTCGAGCGGCAGCGGTATTTCGATCTCGTCAACACCCTGAATCACGCCGTCGTGTGGGAGGCCGACGCGCACACGCTTGCGTTCTCGTTCGTGAGCCTCACCTCGACGGGGCTCACGGGCCGCTCCCCCGAAGAATGGATGAGCACGCCGGACTTCTGGTCCAGCTATGTCCCGGCCGAGGACAAAGAGGTCCTCTTCGGGCTCTTCGAGCGGTGTCGAACCGAGCAGACGGCGGGGCGCTGCGAGCACAGGTTCGTCCGCAGCGATGGCGTGATGCTCTGGCTCCATACGGGCGTCAACTTCAGGCTCGTGGACGGCAAAGCGCAGTTCACGGGCGTGACCGTGGACGTCACCGAGCTGAAGCGCACCATCGAGGCCCGCGACAGGGTCCTCGGCGTCGTCTCCCACGACCTGCGCAACCCGCTCGGCGTGATCGCGGCGGGCGCCTCGGCCATTTCGATGGCGGCCGCGCCGGACGAGTCGGGCGCGCGCATCCGCAGGCAAGCCGAGCTGGTCGGGCGCAATGCGCGGCTCATGGCGCGCATGATAAGCGATCTGAGCGATGTCGCGAGCCTCGAGGCGGGGCACCTTTCCGTGCGTTTGACGGCCGAGGATGCCAGCCGGCTCGTGGACGAGGCCCTGGCCAGCGGCCTCGAGGAGCGAGCTCGCAAGAAAGGGGTGAGCCTCCGGAGCGAGGTCGCGCCGAATCTGCCGCGGGTGAGCGCCGACCACGACAGGTTCTTGCAGATCTTCACGAACCTCGTGAACAATGCGATCAATGCGACGGACGCGGGCGGAGCCGTCCTCGTCCGGGCGGAGGCGAGCCGCGGGGAGGTCGTCTTTTCGGTCGCGGACACGGGCCGCGGCATTGACGAGCACCAGCTCCCGCACCTCTTCGAGGCGTACTGGCGGGCCGACCCGGCCGCTTACAAGGGAACCGGGCTCGGCCTGCCCATCGTCAAAGGTCTCGTCGAGGCGCACGGCGGCCGCATCTGGGTCGAGAGCGAGGTCGGCAGGGGGACGACCTTCTTCTTCACCCTGCCGACCGACGAATCGGTCAAAGGATAG